The Microlunatus soli genome contains the following window.
GCGCGGATTGGCCGACAGGTGTTCGCTGTCGGTGTGCTCGGGACGCAACGTCGGCAGGATCCCGATCATCACCAGCCGGGCACCGCTGATCTTCTGTTCGGCCGAGTCCAGTGCGGCCCGTACGGCGTCGGCGAAGTCGCCCAGACCGTTGCCCTCCAGCCGCCGCGGCGGGACGTTGATCTCCAGATTGAAGCGACCGAGCTCGGTCTGGAACTGCGGGTCGGCGATCGCCGCCAACGCTTCGGCGTTCCGCATCGCCGGCTCGAACCGGTCGTCGATCAGGTTCAGCTCGATCTCCAGGCCGCTCATCGGACTCATCGCCTCGAAGCGGCCCTCGGTGAGCATCCGGGCCAGCACGTCCAGGTCGGTCCGCATCTTCTCCCGATACCGGGTCCGGTCGGCGCGAGTGAACTGTTGCGCCTCAACCTCATCTCCCATACCCGCCATCCTTCCCTACCACGCCGGCTTCCGTATGCTCGCCGAGGTGACGACTGCAGCAACCAGCTACTACCGACGGACCTCGCCGACCACGTTCGCACCGACCGAACATGTCCAGGGCGCCTGGCGGGAGACCGAGCAACACATGGGTCCGGTCTCCGGATTGCTCACCCACGCGCTGGAGACGACCAGTCCGCGTCCGGATCTGCAACTGTGCCGGATCAGCTACGAGATCCTCGGCGTGATCGCAGCCGACGAGTCCACCGTCGAGGTCGAGGTGGTCCGACCCGGGCGAACCATCGAGATGCTGGAGGCTCGGATGATCATCGGCGGCCGGACCGCGGTCCGGGCGACCGGTTGGCGGCTGGCGATCGGTGACACCGCAGCCGTCGCCGGCGGGCAGCCCGAACCGCTTCCGGCGCCGAACACCTGGCCGAGCAGCGACATCTCGACCTTCTGGTCCGGCGGTTACATCGACAGCCTGGATTTCCACATCGACCCGGCCTCGGAGCCCGGTAGCTGCCGGGCCTGGCTGAGCACCGAGATCGACCTGGTCGAGGGAGAGCCGTCCTCCGATCTGGCCCGCTTCACCGCGCTGGTGGATGCGGCCAACGGCATCGCCGCCCGGCAGCCGCCGAAGGAGTGGCTCTACCCGAACACCGACCTGACCCTGCACTTCTTCCGGACCCCGCGGTTCGCCGAAGATGATCATCGGGTCGGGCTGGATGCACGGGCGATCTGGGGACCGTCCGGTGTCGGGCTGACCTCGACCACCCTGTACGACGCCGCCGGCCCGGTCGGCCGCGCCGAACAGATCCTGACCGTCCGCCCGATGCCATGACCTGGGGGCGGATACTCGGTTGGCGCGTTGGTTAGGGTCGGACTGTGACCAGCGATTCCGCTCAGCATCCCAGCACCGATCAGCATCCCAGCACCGACCTTGTCGCCCCGATCGCCGAACGCCGCCCGTTCACCCGGTCCCATCACGGCGACCAGGTCAACGATCCCTACGAGTGGTTGCGGGACTCCGACGATCCGGCGGTGATCGGTTATCTCGAGGCCGAGAACGCCTACACCGAGGCGATGACCACCCAGCTGGCCGGCCTACGGGAAGAGATCTTCGACGACATCCGGTCGCGCACCCAGGAGACCGACCTCAGCGTCCCCGGCTTCAGCAAGCACACCGACGGATCGGCCTACTGGTACTACACCCGCACGGTGCATGGCTCGGAGTATCCGATCTTCTGCCGAGCCGCGGCAGCTGATCCGCTGCAGCCGCCGGACGTGGACGGCGAGATCGCCGGCGAGCAGGTGCTGTTGGACGCCAACGCCGAGGCCGGCGACAGCGAGTTCTTCTCGCTCGGTGCGTTCAGTGTCTCCCCCACCGGCAAGCTGTTGGCCTACTCCGTCGACGAGACCGGCAACGAACGCTTCCAGTTGCGGTTCCTCGATCTGGAGAGCGGCAAACGTTCCGACGAGGTGATCGACAACGTCGCCTACGGCGCGGCCTGGGCCGGTGATGATCATCTGTTCTACACCCGGGCCGACGACGCCTGGCGACCGTTCCAGGTGCTGCGGCATCGGCTCGGCACCGACGCCGGCGACGATGCCGAGGTGTTCGCCGAACCGGACGAACGGTTCTGGGTGGGTGTCGGCAGCAGTCGGGACCGGGACTGGATCGTGATCGATGCCGGCAGCAAGCTGACCAGCGAGGTCCGGCTGTTGCCGAGCAACGATCCGGAATCGGAGCCGCGGATCGTCGCACCCCGTCGACAGGGCGTGGAGTATCAGGTGGAGCCGGCCGGTGACCGATTGCTGATCTTGCACAACGACGGTGCCGAGGACTTCGCCCTGGCCCAGGCTCCGCTCGATTCCACCGACCATGATCAGTGGCGACCGGTCCTCGGTCATCAGCCCGGTGTCCGTCTGCAGGAGGTGGACGCCTACGCCGGTCATGTCGTCGTCGGTCTGCGGCGCAACGGACTGACCGGGATCCACGTGATCGGCCGGGACGCCGGCGGTGAGCTCGGCGAGGGTTGGGACATCGACTTCGACGAGCCGCTGTTCACCGTCTACCCGTCGGCCTCCAGCTACTACGCCAGCCCGTCGATCCGGCTCTCCTACACCTCGATGGTGACGCCGAACTCGATCTACGACTACCGCGTCGCTGACCGCGAATTGATCTTGCGCAAGGTGACACCGGTCCTTGATCATCCGACCCGTGGCGGCTACCGCTCCGACGACTACGTCCAAACTCGGGACTGGGCGACCGCCGCGGACGGCACCAAGGTGCCGATCTCGATCGTGCGGGCCAAGGACACCCCACTGGACGGCACGGCGCCGGCCGTGATCTACGGCTACGGTTCCTACGAGATCCCGATCGATCCGGAATTCTCCATCCCGGTGCTGTCCTTCCTGGACCGTGGTTTCGTCTACGCGATCGCACACATCCGCGGCGGTGGTGAGCTCGGCCGGCACTGGTACGACCAGGGCAAGACCGGGACCAAGATCAACACCTTCACCGATTTCGTGGCCTGTGCCCGGCATCTGGTCGACGCCGGCTACACCAGTGTCGATCGACTGGCCGCTCGTGGCGGCAGCGCCGGCGGGCTGCTGATGGGCGCGGTGGCCAACCTCGCCCCGGACGCGTTCCGGGCGATCCACGCCGCGGTGCCGTTCGTCGATCCGCTGACCTCGATCCTGATGCCCGAGTTGCCACTCACGGTGACCGAGTGGGAAGAATGGGGTGACCCGCTGCACGATGCCTCGGTCTATGCCTACATGAAGTCCTACAGCCCGTACGAGAACGTTGCCCACAAGGACTATCCGGCGATCCTGGCCACCACCAGCCTGCATGACACCCGGGTGCTCTTCACCGAACCGGCGAAGTGGATCGCGGCACTGCGCCAGACCGCGACCAACGGCCCGGATCGTCCGATCCTGCTGAAGACCGAGATGTCAGCCGGACACGGCGGCGCCAGCGGCCGTTACCAACGGTGGAAGGAAACCGCCTTCGACTACGCCTGGATCATCTCCCAGGTTCGTCCGGGCTGACTGCGTCCACGGTGACGTGAACGTGGGCTGCGGCCGATCACCGTACGGCGACAATTGGGTGACGACATCGCCGGGACGTAGCGTCGATACGATACGGCGCGGCCGACTCGCCACCGCTCGCAGGTGAGTCAGGTCAGGTGCCGCTCCGCCTGATCAAGATCTTGATCAACTCGGCGGGCCGGGAACCGATTGGCGATCGAACGGTGGGTGCCGAGCGTGCCGTCCCAGCCGTTGGCCCGGGTCGACGCGAAGGCCGACGGTCCCGGTATGTCGGCCCGATCCGCCAGCAGGCCGGCGAATCGGTCGTTGGCAGCCACCATGGCATCGATGGTGGCTGCATCGACGCGTCCGGGACGCCGCCCCGGCAGACGTTGTTGGACGACGGCGACGTAGCCGTCGGCCAATTGCACCGTTTGCTCGTGGCGTGGCACCGGGCAGCCGGCCGCCCGCGCCAACTCCAGCACTTCGGCGGTCAGCGACATCTCGGTGAACGAAGCCGTGGTGCGGGTGATCGCCACCTCGACGCCGGTACCGCGATGCCGCGCGTAGGCAGCGCTGCTCGTTCCTCCGGTCTGATCGTCGAGCCCGATCAGTTGCAGGTCTGCACCGATTCGCGCGTTGATCTCGGTGATGGTGTCGACCGGCGACCACGGGTTCTCCGAATCGGTGAACTCCAACCGTCCCGGCATCACGCTTCCCCGTTCTCCGCTTCGCGGGCGTTCGCAGGCATTGCCAGTGGTGCAAGGCCTGTCGATGGATCCGACACCCGGAACCACCCCGTGCGGACGTACCAGTGCCGTCCCGATCCGAGCACCGAGACGATGCCGCGCTGTAACGATGTGTCCTGCGGAAGTTGATCAAGAAAGCCGGACGATACCTGTGCCCCGCCGACCGCCCGTCGAAAGACATGCCGAATCGGATCGGCGTCATCGATCCGGGAGTCGGTGAAGTGATCAAAGCGTGCCTGGAACCGGACGATGTTGCTGTCGGCCGGCAGCAGATCGATCAATTGAGGATCCATTAGCCAGGAGTGGCAGCAGAAGGCGGCGGCCCGCTCGGAGAGCCCGAGTGCTCGATCCATCGATGCTGTCACTGCCGCCGGCGGGATCGGGCCGCCAGGGAATCCCACGACTCGTCATCGGTCAGTCCTAACGCGACATGGTGGGCGCGGACGGTCGGCACCACAGTCAGGAACGCCCAGACGTAGGCGAACGCGCCGACCACTCCGGCATCGCGAACTGCCGGCCACCCACGATGTCCGATCGGTGGGCGTCCCATGCTCGCCGTCAACAGGCGATAGCCGCGATCCAGCACTCGCCAGGCGTCGGGGTCACGCTCGGGGTCGGGCCGCGTACCGAGCACGAAGGGCACATCGCGGCGACGCACCCCGACCTTGATCAACAACCGCGCAGCGTCGGCATCAGACGGCAACAGATTCGGATCGAGCCCGAGTCCTGCTCTGCGATCGAACTCCGGGTCATCCGACCCGTTCAACTCCTGCGATGTCATGCGAACCTCCCGTACATCGTCGGGGCGGCATGGCGCCCACTTCTGCAGGGAGGTCCTGGAGGAACCCACCAGCAACCTACTGCAGGTCGCGTCCCTGTGGCGACACTTCTCGGAAGGACCGAGCGTTGCGCGGACTTCGGGCAGATTCACGACCGGTCGAAGTCGATCCGCATCACCAGCCGACGCAGCGACGGCCGATGCACCTCGGACAGTCCGGCGGAGCGGAACACGTCCGGCGTGCCGACGTTGCCCTCATCGGGCAGGGATCGGTTGATGATCGGATATCCCTCGACCGCGGCAGCGCCGTGCTCCCGGGCGAATTCGACGGCAGCGGCGGCCATCTCGCCGCTGATCCCACGCCGCCGGAAGCCGACTCTCGTGTACAGGCAGGTGATCGCCCACACCGACCGATCGGTGCGATCCTCGTCGCGTCCGTCCCACGGAACCCGGAAGACACGGACCAGTCCCTGGTAGTCGGGGCGCGGTTCGATCGCACACCAGGCGACCGGCTCATCGTCGAGGTAGCCGACCAGGCCACTCGTTTCCTGGCCCGGCGTGTCACAACCGGCCTGCTGCAGCTGCCGTTGCCGGAGCCCGGCGACCGTCACCGAGCGGAACGACTCCTTCCGGCCCAGCTTGTACCGCTGACATCGGCAGCCGGCACCGGGACCGCGAGTCCCGTAGATCGCATCGAGATCGGCGGCGGTCGCCCGGTTCGCCGGAACGATCCGCAGGTCGGCGGATTGCTCGTTGCTGATCGGCACGTTCGATCTCCCCTCGGTCACAGGTGCGGTCGCCCCGATCGCGCTCACAAGGCCGATCGACTCGACCCGCCCGACGCTACTGGACCGCCCCGACACCGCTGCCCCGGACAATTTGACCTTCCAGTCGACTCGAGGGTTTACGGTCGCTGTCATGGACGGGATGAGGATCTCGCAGCTGGCCGCGCGTTCGGGTGTGCCGGTTTCGACACTGCGCTACTACGAGGCCGAAGGACTGTTGCCGGCTTCGCGGGCCGGCAACGGCTATCGGGTGTACGACGAATCGGCGGTGGGCCGATTGGCGTTCATCACCCAGGCCAAGTCGCTCTCGCTGCCGCTGAGCGAGATCCGTGATCTGGTGACCGCTCGGGACGCCGAGCCGTGTCGCGCGATCCGCACGCGGTATCGGCCGCTGTTGGCACAGCACGCCGAACAGGTGCAGGAACGCATTGATCAACTCCGCGACCTGCAGGCCATGATCACCGGCGCGCAACAGCACCTGGACACGATCCCCGATCGTGATGCACCCTGCGATGCGGACTGCTCGTTCCTGAACGACCCGCCCACCACCCCGACCGCGACGGAGCCCTTCATGATCACGATCGACCCACCCGTCGACATCGCCTGCACTCTGGACGGCGACGGCTACGCCGAACGCGCTGCCGGCTGGCGGTCGCTGATCGCCGACGCCCCGGCCAGCACAGCCGAGGACGGATTGCGATTCCGGCTCCCCGTCTCGTTGCTGCCGACCGCGACCGAGCTCGCCGTCGCCGAGCAACAGTGCTGTCCGTTCTTCGGGATCGGGTTCGACCTGCACGGATCGCAGTTCGACCTGACCGTGTCCGCGCCGCCGGAGGCTGCCGCCAAGCTCGCGCAGGTGTTCGGCGGGGCGGCGTCATGACCGTCGTCCGATCGATCATCCTGTTCGTCGTCGCGGCGGTCTTCGAGATCGGCGGCGCCTGGCTGGTCTGGCAGGGGGTTCGCGAGCATCGCGGCTGGGCCTGGATCGGCGCCGGCGTGATCGCCCTCGGCATCTACGGGTTCGTCGCCACCCTGCAGCCCGACGCCCACTTCGGCCGGATCCTGGCTGCCTACGGTGGCGTGTTCGTCGCCGGCTCGCTGATCTGGGCGATGGGTGTCGACGGCTACCGGCCCGACCGCTGGGACATCATCGGTGCCCTGCTCTGTCTTGCCGGCGTCGCTGTGATCATGTACGCCCCACGCACCCGTTGATCACTGCGCCGGCGCCGTCGCCCATGCCAGGCTGGTCACATGGACACTGCCGCCTCGCCAGCCCAGAACGATGACCTCCGTCGGCGCCTCGACGAGTTGCTCGATGAATATCGCACGGCTCTGTCAGCCAGCCTCGACGGCTTGACCGAGGAGCAGGCACGTCGCCGCTTGGTGCCGTCGAAGACGACGCTGCTCGGCTTGCTCAAACACGTCTGCTATGTCGAAGGCGTCTGGTTCGACCAAGCGGTCACCGGCCGGTCCTACGCCGATGTCGGCATCGCCAGTACTCCGGATCGTTCCTTCACCGTGACCAAGGCAGACACCATTGCGTCGATCCGCGAGACCCACCGCCGGCGATGCGAGGCATCGCGACGCCGGATGGCGGACCTGTCGCTGGCCGATGTCGTCGACGGCCGGGGACCGCGAACCGTCTGGGCGCTCTATCTTCAGGTCCTGCGCGAGCTTGCCCAGCATGCTGGCCACGCAGACATCCTGCGGGAACAGATCCTCGCCGCCGACCGCCCCGACGCCGATCGATGAATCCCGACCCAGGGCGTCACGTGGACGGCGAGCTCACCGCGCCATCGATCGACGCTCGGCCAGGTCCTTTTCCACCGTCGGATAGATCCGTTCGAGCCGATAGGCGGCGAAGAGGATGATCAACACCACGAACAGTGCCATCGGGACGTAGACGAACAGTGCCGTGATCGCGGTCAAGGCGGACTCCGGCTGGGTCTGGTTCAGGCCGTTGTAGCCTGCTGCCCCCATGATCCAGCCGAGCGCTGCAGCTCCGAGTCCGTAACCCAGCTTCTGCCCCATGCTGCCCGCACTGTAGAGCACGCCCTCCAGCCGGCGCCCGTTCTTCCACTCGCCGTATTCGATGGTGTCGGGAAGCATCCCCCAGATGGCGCCGAAGATCGGGATCCGACCGACACCTCGAAGGATCGACCCGGCGACCGCCAGCCTGATATCGGTCGGATCGATGGCGATGATCAAGGAACCGGCCAGGAACACCGAGGCACCGACGATCATCGGAACGATCTTGCCGAAGCGCTGATAGATCGGCTGCATGAACAGCATCCCGACCAATGCCGGGATGTACAGCATGAACGACATCAATGCCGCGAAGCCGGCATCGCCCAGGAAGTACCGTGCGAAGTAGGCCGTCGACCCGGTGTACAGCGATTCCGCGACGCTGAACACGATGAAGATCGCGAACAGCAACAGCCAGTAACGATTGCGGACGGCGAGCTTCAGCGACTCGAGCACGCCGGGTTGGTCGCGCGGCGGCGCCGTGTCGACGATGCGTTCGCGGGTGTTGCGGAAGGTGATCAGAAACAGCGCCGCGGCCAGCACGCCGAAGATCACGAAGGTGATGATCCAGGCTCGTTGATCATCACCGAGCGCTCCGACCAACGGCAACGTGAGGACGGTGACGATCAGCGCGCCCAGGGTGGCGCCGAACATCCGGGTGACGTTCAGCCGGGAGCGTTCGGTGAAGTCGCGGGTCATCCGCGTGTTCAGCGTGCCGTACGGGATCACGGCCGCGCTGAGTGCGATGTTCATCAGGATGTAGGTGATCGCGATGTAGATCAGCGTCGGTGTCGGCTTCAGCCCTGGCACGGCGAACACCAAGATCAACGCGACGGCGAACGGCCCGGCCGCCCACAGCACCCAGGGGCGCGCCTTACCCCAGCGGGTCGAGGTCCGGTCCACCACCGCTCCCATCGCGACGTCGACGAATCCGTCGAACAGCCGGGCCAGCAGCACGATCGTGCCGACTGCGGCAGCGGCCGCCCCGATCACGTCGGTGTAGAAGAACACGACGTAGGTGGACAGCGCACCCCAGGCGATGTTGGTGGCAAGATCACCGGCGCCGAAGGACAGCCGCTCCTTCCACGTCACGGTGGCGAACTCTTCGTTCGGTGTGCTCATCATCGGGCCAAATCTCTCGGGGTCAGGTGCAGTGTGCCGGCGCCGTTCAGCGCTCGGCTGCGGCCAGCAGTTCGTCGGCGAGCGCCGACAGGTCAAGATCGTTGGCGCGTTCGACCGTCGCGACGGCGGCTTCGTCGATCGCCTCGATGCCTCGAAAGGCTCCGGCGATCGCGGCCGCCATGCAGCCGATGGTGTCGCTGTCCCCGCCGGCGTTCGCGGCCAGCCGGGCGACGCGGACGGGATCGCCGGCGCCGGCGACGAAGAATCCGATCGCTGCCGGCACCGCCTCTGCCGCCGGCAGGCCGACGCCGATCTCGTCGGAGATGAGATCGATCGCCTGTTCGTCGTCGCGGGCGGTGACGGCCAGGGCGACCGCGCGATCGATCCGGCGCTCGACCGAGGCGCCCGGTACATCGCGGCCCTCGGCCCGGCCGAGCTCAGCGCCCTCTCGCGCACCGTCGGTGGCAGCACGGACGATGTCGACGATCTCGGCACCGGGTGTGCAGGCCCGGGCGACGGCGGCTGCGATCGCCGCGGCACCGGCCACCCCGGGCGGCGTGTTGTGGCTGGGTACGCAGGTGGTGAAGGCGGTCCGGACCGCGGCCTGCGGGTCGCCGTGGTGGAACAGTCCGACAGGCCCGACCCGCATCGCGGCACCGTTGCTGGCGCCCTGCGTCATGATCGTTCCCTGTCGTCCGACCTGCCGCGGGTCCTCGCCCCGTTCCAGCCGGGCGATGGCCTCCCGGGTGGTCGGACCGGCGAAATGCGGGAAGTAGTTCTCGTTCTTGGACCACTCGATCAGCAGCTGTGCCATGTCCTCCGGCGTCAGCGCGGCACCGGTCCGCGTCAGCAGCCGCGCGAGCATGATCATCTGGCTGGAGTCGTCGGTGATCTGCGCGGCAGCCCGGCCGTTCGCGTACGGCGCACCGGGCAGGGGTGCGTGGAACTCCGTGACGTAGCCACCGAAGGCGGCTCGGATCTGATCGCGGCTCAGTTCCTCGGTCGGAGCGCCGAGTGCGTCGGCCAGGCAGCCGGCGGCGAGACTGCCGTGGATCTTGGAATGCAGCAGGGACGGCAAAGCAGTTACCTCTCAGTGGTGATCGTGATCAGGTCTTCGAACCGCTCGCCGCGCCGCGAGTCGGACAGATAGCTCCGACCGCCGACGGCGGTCACGCAGCGGGTCGCCTGCGCCACGGCGCGGCGCAGGCTGTCGTGGATGTCGGCACCGGTGAGCAGCGCCCCGAGGAAGGCTCCGGCCAACGCGTCTCCGGCGCCGGTGGTGTCGACGGCAATCACCGGCTGTCGCAGTCGGGCCCGGTGCAGGACACCGTCGCGATCCAGGCTGAAGGCGCCGTTCGCGCCCGCACTGGTGATCACGAGGCTCGCTCCGAGCTGGAGCAGGCGACCGGCCGCAGCCGGTGCCCCGGTCGACGCCAGTTTGGCCGCCGAGGAGGCATTCAGGAAGACGATGTCGCTGAGCTCGATCAGCCGGGCGAACTGCGGCTGTTCGGGCTCGAACGCGTCCGGTTCGAGGTCAACGGCAACCCGCGCCCCATGATCATGAGCGAGCTCGGCGACCGCCGTCGCCCACGTCAGATCGTCGGCCAGCGGTGCGACGATCTCGGCTCCGGTCATGATCGAGGCGTCGATCTCCTCGATGGTCGGCAGCTTGATCCCGGTGTCCGCACCGGTCAGCGCCTTCTCCCCGCTCGGATCCAGCTGCACGAAGCACATCCAGGTCGGGTGATCGAGATCGCGCAGCGAATGCTCCAGCGACACCCCGAGCCGGCGCAACTCGTCCAGGGCCACGTCTGTGTCAGGTCCGGCGCCGGTCTTGGTGATCAGGTCGACCGCGATGCCCTGCCGGGCGGCAGCGGCAGCCAGGTTGGCGCTCATCCCGCCGCCATACACCCCGGCCAGCGAACCGATGGCCTTGTTGTCGTTGCCGGCGATGTGTGGGACCCGGACGAAGTAGTCGATGCTGGCGTCGCCGACAACGACCAGCCGGCCTCCCGGCTGATGATCGTCGATCATGCTCACAGCTCGTTCCGCAGGTCGATGTCCAGGTGGTACAGATCACCGCGCAGGATGTAGCGGGTGAACTCCGTCGGCCGTTGGTCGGCGCCGAACGAGGTCCGTTGCCGCAGCATTGCTGCCGTGCCCGGCTCGACGGTCAGCTGTTCGGCCTCGGCCGCGGACAGGTTCACCGCGCTGACCCGCTCGTGGGCATGGGTGGGCTGGGCATCACGCACCGTGAGGAAGGCGTACAGCGAGTCGCCGGTGAATTCGGTGAAGTCGATGCCCGGCTGCGGGGTCAGATGATGATCAAGGAAGACGAACGGGTCGTCACCGATCCAGTAGCGCCGCTCGATGTGTACGACGGTCGCGCCGACCGGGATGTCGAGGGCTCCGGCGATCTCCTCGTCGGCCGCCTGTTCGGCGTTGCTGAGCAGCTCGGGCCGGATCGTGAAGCCACGATGGCGCAGTTCCCGGCCGAGGCCGAGCATCGGGCTCATCGCCCGGATCTCGTTCGACGCGACGATGCTGCCGCGCCCATGGAACCGCTCCACCAGGCCGAGTCGCTGCAGTTCCTGGAAGGCACGACGGACCGATGTCTGGGACACGCCGTAACGGGCCCGGAGCTGACTCTCCGACGGCAACCAGTCTCCGGGCTTCAGCGTCCCGTTCAGGATGTCGCGCTGGATCTCGCTCTGGATTGCGCGGTAGAGCGGTCCACGCCCCGGACGACTGGTCATACGACTTAGTGTACTAAGTGCACTTTGCGATGCAACCAGCGCCCGGGGCGAACACCGTCCGGACCAGCCGCGGACAGCGTCAACCGACCGTCGACAGACTCAGAACCCGGCGGACAGCATCGGCGAGAGCGGCCGGATCCGCGGCGCCCTCGGTGCGCCAGGCGACAAAGCCATCGGGACGGACCAGCGACGCGCCGTCCTCCCCGACGCCGTAGCGGGCTGCGAA
Protein-coding sequences here:
- a CDS encoding thioesterase family protein codes for the protein MTTAATSYYRRTSPTTFAPTEHVQGAWRETEQHMGPVSGLLTHALETTSPRPDLQLCRISYEILGVIAADESTVEVEVVRPGRTIEMLEARMIIGGRTAVRATGWRLAIGDTAAVAGGQPEPLPAPNTWPSSDISTFWSGGYIDSLDFHIDPASEPGSCRAWLSTEIDLVEGEPSSDLARFTALVDAANGIAARQPPKEWLYPNTDLTLHFFRTPRFAEDDHRVGLDARAIWGPSGVGLTSTTLYDAAGPVGRAEQILTVRPMP
- a CDS encoding S9 family peptidase, translated to MTSDSAQHPSTDQHPSTDLVAPIAERRPFTRSHHGDQVNDPYEWLRDSDDPAVIGYLEAENAYTEAMTTQLAGLREEIFDDIRSRTQETDLSVPGFSKHTDGSAYWYYTRTVHGSEYPIFCRAAAADPLQPPDVDGEIAGEQVLLDANAEAGDSEFFSLGAFSVSPTGKLLAYSVDETGNERFQLRFLDLESGKRSDEVIDNVAYGAAWAGDDHLFYTRADDAWRPFQVLRHRLGTDAGDDAEVFAEPDERFWVGVGSSRDRDWIVIDAGSKLTSEVRLLPSNDPESEPRIVAPRRQGVEYQVEPAGDRLLILHNDGAEDFALAQAPLDSTDHDQWRPVLGHQPGVRLQEVDAYAGHVVVGLRRNGLTGIHVIGRDAGGELGEGWDIDFDEPLFTVYPSASSYYASPSIRLSYTSMVTPNSIYDYRVADRELILRKVTPVLDHPTRGGYRSDDYVQTRDWATAADGTKVPISIVRAKDTPLDGTAPAVIYGYGSYEIPIDPEFSIPVLSFLDRGFVYAIAHIRGGGELGRHWYDQGKTGTKINTFTDFVACARHLVDAGYTSVDRLAARGGSAGGLLMGAVANLAPDAFRAIHAAVPFVDPLTSILMPELPLTVTEWEEWGDPLHDASVYAYMKSYSPYENVAHKDYPAILATTSLHDTRVLFTEPAKWIAALRQTATNGPDRPILLKTEMSAGHGGASGRYQRWKETAFDYAWIISQVRPG
- a CDS encoding GntR family transcriptional regulator: MTSRPGRGPLYRAIQSEIQRDILNGTLKPGDWLPSESQLRARYGVSQTSVRRAFQELQRLGLVERFHGRGSIVASNEIRAMSPMLGLGRELRHRGFTIRPELLSNAEQAADEEIAGALDIPVGATVVHIERRYWIGDDPFVFLDHHLTPQPGIDFTEFTGDSLYAFLTVRDAQPTHAHERVSAVNLSAAEAEQLTVEPGTAAMLRQRTSFGADQRPTEFTRYILRGDLYHLDIDLRNEL
- a CDS encoding MFS transporter; amino-acid sequence: MMSTPNEEFATVTWKERLSFGAGDLATNIAWGALSTYVVFFYTDVIGAAAAAVGTIVLLARLFDGFVDVAMGAVVDRTSTRWGKARPWVLWAAGPFAVALILVFAVPGLKPTPTLIYIAITYILMNIALSAAVIPYGTLNTRMTRDFTERSRLNVTRMFGATLGALIVTVLTLPLVGALGDDQRAWIITFVIFGVLAAALFLITFRNTRERIVDTAPPRDQPGVLESLKLAVRNRYWLLLFAIFIVFSVAESLYTGSTAYFARYFLGDAGFAALMSFMLYIPALVGMLFMQPIYQRFGKIVPMIVGASVFLAGSLIIAIDPTDIRLAVAGSILRGVGRIPIFGAIWGMLPDTIEYGEWKNGRRLEGVLYSAGSMGQKLGYGLGAAALGWIMGAAGYNGLNQTQPESALTAITALFVYVPMALFVVLIILFAAYRLERIYPTVEKDLAERRSMAR
- a CDS encoding MerR family transcriptional regulator, encoding MDGMRISQLAARSGVPVSTLRYYEAEGLLPASRAGNGYRVYDESAVGRLAFITQAKSLSLPLSEIRDLVTARDAEPCRAIRTRYRPLLAQHAEQVQERIDQLRDLQAMITGAQQHLDTIPDRDAPCDADCSFLNDPPTTPTATEPFMITIDPPVDIACTLDGDGYAERAAGWRSLIADAPASTAEDGLRFRLPVSLLPTATELAVAEQQCCPFFGIGFDLHGSQFDLTVSAPPEAAAKLAQVFGGAAS
- a CDS encoding acyltransferase domain-containing protein gives rise to the protein MTSQELNGSDDPEFDRRAGLGLDPNLLPSDADAARLLIKVGVRRRDVPFVLGTRPDPERDPDAWRVLDRGYRLLTASMGRPPIGHRGWPAVRDAGVVGAFAYVWAFLTVVPTVRAHHVALGLTDDESWDSLAARSRRRQ
- a CDS encoding GNAT family N-acetyltransferase; the encoded protein is MPISNEQSADLRIVPANRATAADLDAIYGTRGPGAGCRCQRYKLGRKESFRSVTVAGLRQRQLQQAGCDTPGQETSGLVGYLDDEPVAWCAIEPRPDYQGLVRVFRVPWDGRDEDRTDRSVWAITCLYTRVGFRRRGISGEMAAAAVEFAREHGAAAVEGYPIINRSLPDEGNVGTPDVFRSAGLSEVHRPSLRRLVMRIDFDRS
- a CDS encoding carbohydrate kinase family protein; the protein is MIDDHQPGGRLVVVGDASIDYFVRVPHIAGNDNKAIGSLAGVYGGGMSANLAAAAARQGIAVDLITKTGAGPDTDVALDELRRLGVSLEHSLRDLDHPTWMCFVQLDPSGEKALTGADTGIKLPTIEEIDASIMTGAEIVAPLADDLTWATAVAELAHDHGARVAVDLEPDAFEPEQPQFARLIELSDIVFLNASSAAKLASTGAPAAAGRLLQLGASLVITSAGANGAFSLDRDGVLHRARLRQPVIAVDTTGAGDALAGAFLGALLTGADIHDSLRRAVAQATRCVTAVGGRSYLSDSRRGERFEDLITITTER
- a CDS encoding YnfA family protein, which codes for MTVVRSIILFVVAAVFEIGGAWLVWQGVREHRGWAWIGAGVIALGIYGFVATLQPDAHFGRILAAYGGVFVAGSLIWAMGVDGYRPDRWDIIGALLCLAGVAVIMYAPRTR
- a CDS encoding mycothiol transferase; this translates as MDTAASPAQNDDLRRRLDELLDEYRTALSASLDGLTEEQARRRLVPSKTTLLGLLKHVCYVEGVWFDQAVTGRSYADVGIASTPDRSFTVTKADTIASIRETHRRRCEASRRRMADLSLADVVDGRGPRTVWALYLQVLRELAQHAGHADILREQILAADRPDADR
- a CDS encoding ADP-ribosylglycohydrolase family protein: MPSLLHSKIHGSLAAGCLADALGAPTEELSRDQIRAAFGGYVTEFHAPLPGAPYANGRAAAQITDDSSQMIMLARLLTRTGAALTPEDMAQLLIEWSKNENYFPHFAGPTTREAIARLERGEDPRQVGRQGTIMTQGASNGAAMRVGPVGLFHHGDPQAAVRTAFTTCVPSHNTPPGVAGAAAIAAAVARACTPGAEIVDIVRAATDGAREGAELGRAEGRDVPGASVERRIDRAVALAVTARDDEQAIDLISDEIGVGLPAAEAVPAAIGFFVAGAGDPVRVARLAANAGGDSDTIGCMAAAIAGAFRGIEAIDEAAVATVERANDLDLSALADELLAAAER